The window AGCAGGTTCTAAAAGATTCACATGACCTTTCATAGCTTTTTTAACTAGCATTCCTACTGCTAGCATGCGGTTGATCTCGTTAGTACCTTCATAGATACGTGATATACGAGCATCTCTCCATGCAGCTTCCATAGGAGCATCTGCACTGAAGCCCATACCACCATAAATCTGTATACCTTCATCACTACAAATTTGCATGTCTTCAGATACGGCTACTTTAAGAATAGAACATTCTATAGCAAATTCTTCAACTCCTTTCAATTCTGACTCTGCAAAAGTTGCTCCTTCTTCTTGACGTTTATGGATTCTGTTTTCAATGTCTTTTGCTGCACGATAAGAAGCACTTTCTCCTACATAAGCGTTAGTAGCCATTTCAGCAATCTTTTTACGGATCGCACCAAATTTTGCAATAGGAGTATTGAATTGCTCACGTTCATTGGCGTATTGTGTAGCCAGTGTAATAACACGACGTTGTGCGTCTAGACATGCTGCTGCAAGTTTTATACGACCTACATTCAATGCATTCATAGCTATTTTAAATCCTTCACCGCGACCAGCCAGCATATTTTCTACAGGAACCATGCAGTCATTAAAGAATACCTGTCGAGTAGAAGAGGAGTGGATACCTAACTTCTTCTCTTCTTCACCCATGGAAATACCATTGCTAGGATCATTTTCTACGATAAAACCAGTAATGTTTTTATCGTCTCCAAGTCGAGCAAATACTACAAATACATTACAGAAACCGGCGTTTGAGATCCACATTTTCTGACCGTTAATTTTATAGTGTTTTCCATCCTCGGTAAGTTCTGCTTTAGTTTTACCAGAGTTGGCATCACTTCCTGCACCAGGTTCTGTTAAACAATAAGCTCCAAACCACTCACCAGTAGCAAGTTTAGGCACATATTTTT is drawn from Nonlabens dokdonensis DSW-6 and contains these coding sequences:
- a CDS encoding acyl-CoA dehydrogenase family protein, which gives rise to MSQETINKESMIRGGQFIVKESNPEDIFTPEDFSDEQKMMRDSVTEFVDKEIVPHKERFEKKDYALTEEVMRKAGEMGFLGIAIPEEYDGLGMGFVSTMLVCDYISGATGSIATAFGAHTGIGTMPITLYGTEEQKKKYVPKLATGEWFGAYCLTEPGAGSDANSGKTKAELTEDGKHYKINGQKMWISNAGFCNVFVVFARLGDDKNITGFIVENDPSNGISMGEEEKKLGIHSSSTRQVFFNDCMVPVENMLAGRGEGFKIAMNALNVGRIKLAAACLDAQRRVITLATQYANEREQFNTPIAKFGAIRKKIAEMATNAYVGESASYRAAKDIENRIHKRQEEGATFAESELKGVEEFAIECSILKVAVSEDMQICSDEGIQIYGGMGFSADAPMEAAWRDARISRIYEGTNEINRMLAVGMLVKKAMKGHVNLLEPAMAVGNELTSIPSFDTPDFSEPLSEEMDMIKKLKKVFLMVAGSAVQKFGPALEENQQLLLAASDILIEIYMAESAILRTQKNIARTSVEAQKEQIAMSQYYLYQASKIVQARAEEGISSFAEGDEQRMMLMGLKRFTKYTNLPNIVGLRNTIADTVTEANKYPF